One region of Alosa alosa isolate M-15738 ecotype Scorff River chromosome 1, AALO_Geno_1.1, whole genome shotgun sequence genomic DNA includes:
- the LOC125306259 gene encoding methionine-R-sulfoxide reductase B2, mitochondrial-like encodes MARMVSRFCQLLGEVSIKSTLPQRSLVLIRPLGTSSGLRSLTRYDQSWANTDWKKKLTPEQYTVTRERRTEEPFTGVYLNHSEEGMYHCVCCDTPLFSSVSKFDSGTGWPSFTEAHGTWEQDESHANILRRADNSLGSTATEVICKQCDAHLGHVFEDGPEPGGQRFCINSIALSFKPSVQK; translated from the exons ATGGCTCGAATGGTCAGTCGCTTCTGTCAGCTGCTTGGTGAAGTGTCTATAAAGTCCACTCTGCCCCAGAGAAGTTTAGTGTTGATAAGACCACTGGGCACATCCTCTG GGCTGAGGTCGCTAACACGTTACGATCAGTCATGGGCGAACACAGACTGGAAGAAGAAACTGACCCCAGAACAGTACACAGTCACAAGAGAGAGACGTACAGAAGAG CCTTTCACTGGTGTCTACTTAAATCACTCGGAAGAGGGCATGTAccactgtgtgtgctgtgacacTCCTCTTTTTAG CTCTGTGTCTAAATTTGATTCGGGGACTGGGTGGCCGTCTTTTACTGAGGCCCATGGAACATGGGAGCAGGATGAAAGTCATGCCAACATCCTGCGACGCGCTGATAACTCACTGGGTAGCACAGCAACCGAAGTCATTTGTAAGCAG TGTGATGCTCATCTGGGTCATGTGTTCGAGGACGGTCCAGAGCCCGGGGGTCAGCGCTTCTGTATCAACAGCATCGCTCTCAGCTTCAAACCAAGTGTACAAAAATAA